The Trichoderma asperellum chromosome 6, complete sequence region TTGTACACTCCGCACGATACTTACCTACTTGCATGCAAAACGCTGTCGCAGTAGCCACAGGTAGAATACATGTACGCACAACGAGCACATCAAACTCAAACGACATGATTAGCGAGTCTATGCACCACGTCGGAAGCGGGTGCCCGCCGCAGCATCGTTTCGTGTATACAACCTCCCCCCAATCTCCATTTACACTGGTGTCGCCTGTCgtgaatatattaaaatatttcctgctttcttgttcttcccTTTGTTacttttgttcttcttcttattcaaCACGGGTCGGTGCGTGCTTGAATGGGGACGTTACCTGTATCTAGGTGTAAGATGATTCGTTGTTGCGGCACGGGTGAGAGGACAAAGGATGGCCACGTGGCGGTGACATGTCCCGTATTTTGTTTGCATGAAGTCTTTTGTGTTAGTATATCTGATATGATACGCCTGCGTTTTCTTTGCTGGGTAGTGAAGCTGACTGTGCTGCCAAGTCTAATGAATGACTATCTACTGTGGATGACAGCTCTAAGAAGGGACTGACTTGGCATGGGAAAAACGGGCATTAAGGAATGTGATAGAGATGGTTTATACATTGGCGGTGTTTCTTATGGCTAGATAcggttattttatttattctttgtCCGTCTGCCTACGAAATATTCTATACATTTGTAAGTCGGAGATAGTGAGAGGCGTTTGAAGTATATGATCCACACCTTGGGGAGTATCAATACCTCTCGTCTGCCCTGAGTAATACCAATGACGCCTCAACAAtataaagcaagaaaaacacGCGTTACTCTTCCAGCCCAATCAGCTCGTGGCACCATGTAGTCTCCTCTTACTACTGTGGCTTCACCACAGCGGCATGTTTTTCGCTTCAGAAGTGCATGATTGGATATGCAGTGATGGCTACTGATGGAGGCGGTACAGGCGCATGTTTGTGTCCGGGTAGATGCGTCGGAAATGGAATTGCGTCGGTAAATTTGTTTGATAGGAGGGGGAAATGCATATTGCCGAGGGGAGTCAATGGTTGGAGGATTAGACGGGCTTGTGTGACTGCGTCGATGGGGTGCGATATCGAGTGGTGGATGCTTCTAACATATGATCCGACTAGTTTCAATGAGAGAGGAGAATAGATGTAATTAGATTGATATTCGCGGATTACTTCTTCCTCTTATGGGTTGGGCAACTGGTGACTGAATATGCAAGAGTTGGTGGCCAATGTATGCTGGCTGAATGAACAGACATTCGTGTGAGATATCAACATTGTGCCAACGTTGCAAAATTTCTTTCTATGCGCTATGATGACATGCAAGCCTTGAATTGTTGCCAGCTCCAAGGGAGAGTTATAATATCTACATCCATATCTCATCACTCTGGCTTCTTCGCTTTTTGGCATCTCTAGATGGCAAATCTTAGCTATGAATCTAGTTTTACATGTCTCAAGTTAAATTCTGGTTCAAAATGATAACTTTTCTTAAAAATGCACTTTGTTTCCCCTAATTTGATGGCATGCTGCGTTACAATTAACTCTCGTACATGACTGCGGTGGCAAACGAGTAGAGAGACTAGCTACTCCTCATGAAAATAAACCACAGTCTCCTTTAGAGGTTCGAACATCAAGGAACGTATAATTTCACATTTCGAATTACTAGAACGCAACTGACTATTCTTAAAAGGTGCAGTTGACTGCAGAGCGCCAGAGAAGAGTAAACTGTTAAATCGTGTGCCTTCTTACTTCCAATTTGCTATTCTTATTGTCATAGTTCcgcgttgctgctgctgctgtaccAAAAGCCATCCGCCAGTACTAACCCGTGTAGAGATTTTATGCTTAAAATCTCCGACTAATGTTTTGATAAATTAAAATTGTTTCAAATCCAGTCCCCAAAATTCAGATTCGAGAGTGCAGGACGATACCATGTACTCCAAATTAACATGCGGTTTTACTTTGCCCTTACATGCAGCCGCTTTTGGATATGTGAAACTCATTAACGTATCGCGAAAAATCGTCGAAGACATGTTATCCGACCGAGCCACTATATCTTCTGAAGTgagcctgtgcctgtgcaTGTTCATGGTGAGCGCCCCCATTGCCGCTGATGCGCAGAGCAAACATTGACTATCATGGCTAATGACTCCCTTGATAAGGACCTGGATCTTTTCTAGTTTTTCCTGTAGCATAGATAGGCGGTTTTGGCTTAATGATTCTACGCTTTGTCAGCTCTGAATCCGTTAATGAACTTGAGTGATTGCTAACCCAAAATTTGAACCGGAATTGGTAACCCGAAAGACGATAAAATATCAGGAGAGTGCATGATCGCATGGTGTGTCTCAATTCTAAATCTTTCCTCCAGGCTGAACACCCATAGCGTAAAAACTTTTGCGGGCATAATAAATACCATCGTgagatgaagctgctgcgctaTCGAGCTCTTTAAGCCAAAGTTTAGCGAAATGATGGACAGAATCTCGACAACTTAAATCATCAACAATAACAGCAATTTTTGATAGCATCTCTAAAGATACCTCATCAAGGACGTTGTGAAACTGTGCATGGAGGATGCTCATCACAATCTTGAAAGCTTCTGGATCGAATATGGGCTCAAACTCCCAGTGGCGGAGGACATCGGCTGTCGGTATAGACTCTCTATATGGCCCTAGCAATATAGCTTTCGCACGAGGAGAAGCCAGCGAGAGTTGCTTCATGGAGACTTTAAAGTAGTATGTATCTTTAGATTTGGTGTTATCTTGGAAAACTTGGCTCACTGATGCTATCACTGATGCTATCTCCGATGATTCTTGGCCTATAACATTCAGAATTATTGTCCAAAGATGGCTTGTACAAATTTGTTTCTTTCATACCGTAACATGAAAGCGTCTCTGGAGGCATATATTCGGGAAAAGAAGGCTCATCTTCCATACCATCATCGCTACTAAGAGAAGAATTGCCGCgcatttcatcttcatcggaATGAGAAGAGCGACCGTCCATATCATTGTTATCATTAAAAAGAGACGATCTTTCCCATGCTGCATCGTCAGTCTCACTAGCTGGCTGGACGAGTGGCAGGATTATTAGCGTATCGCCATCTGGATCGATATTGATGTATGtatcagccatggctgcggcaTTTGTTAGCTTTGGTGGGGAAAAAGTTCAAGAAGAATGAAagttggagagagagagagaagattcGAGATGAGATACGGAAGAAGATATAATGAGAgagaagttgaagaaaatataacGGGAGAGAAGTGCTGCCACTGGCAGACACTCGTGTGCAGTTGGCTTTCTCTTAAGTGTTTGGCTTAGTCATCTATCTCTTTTGCTGAAAATTTGAGCTTCAACTCGTGTCATCTCGCCTCTATAATTGTTATATTCTCAGTTGTAGCCACGTCTCTCAATTTTCAGCGTTACCTAGAGCCCATTCTCCAAAGCCATTTAGCTAAAAGaggtgattttttttttcagtcACTGTAATGTCAAGCTAATAACCACTAGTATTTCATTAAGATTTATCGACTAGTCAAAGTGGAGTGTGGTCATGCTCAGCACAACTGCCAAGACAGGCTGGCCATCTTTCGACGAGGAGCTAGCCTTAGAATAACTGACGCATTCATTTCGGAATGAAAAGAGTGATAGATAAACTCAAAtgtttaataaagaatatgaCTGCAAATTCACCCAGCTGTGAAGTGCTATATGAATCCTTGGGCAGTTAGTGGCGCGTTGACCTCTCGGGCTGAGTGATGCCAAGATTGAAGGGCATGGGCACAATTATGTAGTAGTCTCAGACCAGGCTCTGATTGGTTAAAATGATATTGTCAACAAACCTCTAGGCCAATAGAAACCAAAGCAATTCTACAACACGATATCAACATGATATCCACAACAAAAGGCATCGCCTAGGGATACATCGTACGCATATGACGCTATGGACTGTTTATAAGTTCCCAAACCATTGATTATTTCATCCATCTTTTTGGAACACAAGATCTTGAAAAGACGACAAAGCTAACCAACCATTGCCATCTCGAAGACGTAGTAGATACCGAGTAGAAACAGCAGACAGCTGTTTCCGGAACGTGTCCGTAAAACATCTGCTAGAATTTCGTTCCCGTAAACTCCGTGGAGGGGTGACTGGTGGCCCACCCTCATAGCCTAAATCACGACACGTTCTTGTGAGATGTCAAGTTACACACAACCAAGGGCTTGTGTAACTATTCAAAGCCCTCACCAATGGCATCGAAAGAGCACCAACTATACGTGTTATGGTGTCCGAGGCCGCCTGCTCGCCCTTGAGTCACAGTTTTAGCTAAGGGGCGGGAGAATCGCGAGAGGGATATAAAATGGCCTCGTTCCTCTGCCAAAAAGATCCTCGTGggccttctttctttagcaTCTGTTCCGCTCTTGATATCTTCTACCCATTCCTTGATAGAATCCCTGCTCACTCCACCCATTATTTGCTACTACTACATTCCAGTCACCCTCTTTTCATCCAATGGTTACTGATGACACGAGGGAGTGAAATAACACAGACACACTTGACGACAGGCGTACGCCTGTCGTAAAGTTGCTCGGGGACACCGCCACTTTAGATTGTAGTCAGCAGGGTATTTATTGCTTGGAGGACCCCaagctctcttctttcctcttttttttttccctcttttcttctccattaTCTTTTACTTCCGCCTTTCATCTTCACAAGCACTTGGCTCTTGAACAGCATGCATCATCCCGAGTATTTGTAACCTTTATACATTATGTCGTCCGTGGGTGCGAGGTAAGGTGCCGCAAATTGACGAGAAAAAACTGCAGTCTTAGCATTGGCtctgagcaaaaaaaaaaaaaaaaaaagttcatcACAAACAGCAAGCACGGGAGTATCgtgagaaaaacaaaagttcAATTCAGTAACAGTCTGGCAGTCTGGTAACCCTAGTTATGCTAACActcaaacacacacacaaaaaaagaacaaaaatgCACACAAAATGCACAAAAACAGTCGCAACCTTGTTTCCCACCACTTCCCCAAATCAACCAGAAAGAAATTCTGGGATATGGATG contains the following coding sequences:
- a CDS encoding uncharacterized protein (EggNog:ENOG41), with the protein product MADTYINIDPDGDTLIILPLVQPASETDDAAWERSSLFNDNNDMDGRSSHSDEDEMRGNSSLSSDDGMEDEPSFPEYMPPETLSCYGQESSEIASVIASVSQVFQDNTKSKDTYYFKVSMKQLSLASPRAKAILLGPYRESIPTADVLRHWEFEPIFDPEAFKIVMSILHAQFHNVLDEVSLEMLSKIAVIVDDLSCRDSVHHFAKLWLKELDSAAASSHDGIYYARKSFYAMGVQPGGKI